DNA from Leptospira mayottensis 200901116:
CTCGATTTCTCCTTGAAATTCACCTGAGATTTCAAGTGGTCTTTGAAAGTTCAAAATCCCGGAAAAGGAGGTTTCTCTTCCCAGGACTGTGGAAATCGCTCCGTATTCTGTTATGGGACGAGAAGTTCTGGTTGCTGATTTTTTGGACATGGATTCTCTTATTTCGTTTTCATTTCAAAAACTCCGTCCCAATCTGCGGGAGGAGGATTTGTAATAAATGCCTGACAACGACCGATATATTTTTTGGAAGGACCGTCGTCCGGAGTCAACTCGACCGCCTTTTTGAATTTTTCGAGCGCTTCCGTAAATTTTCTGGTTTTGTACAAGTTCAGACCTTCATTGTAAAATTGAATCGTCTGTTTCATCGTTTCCGGGATCATCGATCACTCCTTGTAAAGCACCACGACTGCGGTCGAATAGTTCTCAGCATGACTGATTGAAACCGAACAACCGTTGTATCCTTTGGTAAGAAACAATTCTTTGGATTTTCCATGCAGTACCAATTCTTTTTTTCCGAATTCCTTTCCGAAAAGTTCGATTTCCCGCATATCCAGAACCACCTTTTCATCGGGTTCGATCGCTTTGATAAACGCTTCTTTCACGCAGAATCTTCCGCTTAAGTGAGGTACCGGATCTTTTCGATTCGAACAATATTCCCGTTCGGATTCAGAAAAAATCCGTTTCAAAAATCGGTCTCCATGTTTTTCCAAGAGGTCCCGAATCCTTGCGTTTTCGACGATGTCGTTGCCGACGGAAATTTTCATTCTTCTTCCAAAAGCTCCGGACTGGAATTCGGCTCGTTCGTATTTTCCTCTTCAGCAGGATCCGTTTCCTCTTCCCCTCCGGTTTTATTCTGATCCGATTTTACCTTAAAAAGAACGGATACCCGATCCGGAAACACTCCCAAAACGTCTACCGACTTCAGGGATGGGGATTTGTTCAGTTTGATCTTGGCAAATATGGGCTTGTTATCCGGAAGAATTTTTTTGGTCTTAGGATCGTATTTGTGAGAACAGACCACGCTCGCTGAAAGTCCTTTGATGACTTGAATACTCTTAAGCGGTGTTTTAGATTGTAGTTTTACCGAAACCTCAGGTTCAGAGAATTCCGCTTCCAGATTTTTATCCAGGGTCTGGCATTTGATCGGAATTCCGAGAAGCAAAGTTTCTCCTGCGTTAGACACGCTTGCAAAGATATTCACTCGAACCGTAACTTCTTTGATATTGTCCCGCACTTT
Protein-coding regions in this window:
- a CDS encoding tetratricopeptide repeat protein, translated to MIPETMKQTIQFYNEGLNLYKTRKFTEALEKFKKAVELTPDDGPSKKYIGRCQAFITNPPPADWDGVFEMKTK
- the acpS gene encoding holo-ACP synthase, which encodes MKISVGNDIVENARIRDLLEKHGDRFLKRIFSESEREYCSNRKDPVPHLSGRFCVKEAFIKAIEPDEKVVLDMREIELFGKEFGKKELVLHGKSKELFLTKGYNGCSVSISHAENYSTAVVVLYKE